Within the Pseudomonas mendocina genome, the region TGCTGGCGTTTGATCCATTCGCGCAGGCGTTCGTTGCCGCCGGTGAAGTCCTTCAGCGCGTCCTGGCGCAGCATACGCCGCACCACTACCTTGCCGCGTTTGTCACGCGGAATCTTGGCCAGCACGGCCTCCTTGGTGTAGCCGGACAGGTCCGGCAGCTTTGGCGCTTCCATATGCAGTTCGTCAGCCGGTGCACTGCGCACGCGGTAGTCGAACTGATGCTGCGTCGGGTTGGCCTGGGCCAGGGGTACCGTGAGGCACAAGGCGCCGAGCAGCAGGGGTAGGGCTAAGCCGTTGGGTTGCATGATCCGATCCCTCAGAAGCGCCAGATGAAGTCGACGAAGGCACGGTGCATCACCGAGTCGGTGCCGCTGCCGTAGGCGTCGCCCGGCAGGAACACGCCGGCGCGCAGGCGTACCAGGGCCGAGCGATCATCCAGCTGTTCGGCGACCGTGGCCGGCAGCAGGCCCTGCTTGAAGTAGCGGGTCAGCACCAGGTCGACTTCCTGGCCGATGTCTTTCTCGCCCGCCACCAGCGGCGCGGTGATGCCGCTGTCGCCGACGTCCTGGTCGCCATCGACACGCCAGAAGCGGTGGTAGACGACGCTGGCGTCGTAGTCCTCGCCCAGTTGCCAGGAACTGAACGCGCTGGCCACCTGCAGGTTGGACAGCTCGCCACGGAAGGCCTCGCCATAGCGGTGCAGGCGCGATTCGACGCCGGTGAAGTTGGCGCGATTGCTGTCCAGGCCGGTCTGCATGAACTGGCGCGACTTGCCTTCATCGCCACCGCCGCTGCCGCGGGAGTAGGCGGCGCCGACCTTCCAGTTGTCGTCGAGGCTGTAGCGCAGGCCCAGATCCACGGCCCAGGCATCCACGTCCTGGCTGCGCGAGCCGGTGGCGATGCGGTCGTTGCCGACCACTTCCTGCTGCAACTGATCGGTATCGCCCTTGAGCCAGGTGAACTGCGCCCAGTAGTTGAGGCGGTTGCGTGAGTTGCGCTCGAAGAAACCGCCGTCGGCATGCAGGCCGAACCAGGTCAGGTCGCCGGTGTAGCGTTTGCTCAGTTCGTCGAGGCGCTCGCCGGGCCGTGCGAGGTGGCCGTCGTCGCGGCTGTGATGGAGGTTGGCGCCGATGCGGTGGCCGGGCGTCCATTGGTAGTCGAGGCCGGCGAAGTAGTGGCGGCGGTCTTCGTCTTCGGGGGCCAGGTCGTCGAGGTCGGTGCGGTAGTCGGAGAAACGCTCGGCAACGCCGACCGTGGCTTGCAGCAGGGTGGTGTCGAAGCGCCAGTTGACCGCTTCGATGTTGGTGTCCCACCAGGCGCCGTCGTCGCTGCGCAGGCGCTGGCGGCCGACTCGCAGGTGCTCACCGGGGTAGGCGGTGAGGCCGGCGTAGTCGACCCAGAACTCGCGCATGGCCAGGTAGCTCTTGTCCGGCTGACGGGCGTCGCTACGCTGTGTGCTGTCTTCGCCGTCGTCCTGCAACGGGTCCGTTTCGATGGTGTCGGTGGCGGTGACCGCCTGGCCCATGGCGAAGGCGCTCCAGTCGCCGCGCTCGCCGTATGCCCAGGGGCGCAGGTCGAGACCGATACCGCTGACGTCGCCACCCTCGCGGGTGCCGAGGTCACGGTCGTCTTCCGATTGTGCGGTGATCTTCACATCCAGGCCGAAATTCTTCGGCGCATCCGCCGCCCAGGCAGCGCTGGCTGCCAGCAGGCTGGCGCTCAGCCCCAATTGGCTGACGATACGATTTAGCTGCATGCGTGCATCCTTGTTCATGGCTGGCTGACCTGCAGGGCGGCCTGCTGTTGCAGGACGATGCCGCGGGCATCGCGCTCTTCACGCAGCAGGCGTTGGCCTTCGGCCAGTTGTGCCGGGGTCAGGCTCTCGGCCACCGCGTGAGCCAGCTCGAAGGTCGGTGGCGTGTTGCGCGGCAGGGCCAACTGGCTGAAGACATAGGCGTTGACCGGGTTGGGCTTGACCCCGCGGCCCTGGCTGAACATCTGCGCCAGGGCGAAGTCGGCGCTGAGCTGGCCGGCGCGCGCGGCGCTGAGCAGGTGATCGAGCGCCTGCTGGGCGTAGACCTCGCCCAGGTAGCCGCGCAGGTAGATCTGGCCCAGGTAGTAATTGGCGCTGGGCTCGCTGGGTGCGGCCTTGCGCAGGTGCTCCTCGGCCTTCTTCGGCTGCTGCGGGAGCAGCTTGCCTTCGTAGTACAGGCGTCCGAGCAACAGTTCGGCCCGCGGCAGTGCGGCCTCGCGGCCCTTCTCCAGGTAACCGAGCAGGGTGTCGATATCGCCCTGGCCCGGATAGTCGTAGAGCAGGCGTGCCAGGCTGACCCAGGCGGCCGGGTAGCTCGGCGCGATGGCCTCGAGCAGGTCCTGCGCCTGCTGCGGTTGCGGCTGGCCCAGCTCGGGATCACTGAGTACCTGAGCCACGGACTCGACCTGGTTGGGCGAAACGCTACCGGCACGATAGCCTGCCAACAGTTGGTCGATCAGTGCCTGGCGGTCGTCTTCGCGGTTCTGCTTCTGGTACACGGTGGCCAGCTCGGCGTAGCAGGCGTCGTTGCTGGCCAGGCGTGCCTGGCAGATGCGCTCGATCTCGCCCAGGTGCTGGTCGTAGGTGCCATCGGTGCGATACAGAAGAATCTGCGCCAGCTCTGCCTGGGGCAGGCCCTGCTGGCGCCAGTCCTGGATACGTTGCGCGAGGTTCATGGCGGGAAAGTCCTGTGGATAGAACAGGTAGAGTTCGGTCAGCGGTAGCAGTGCACTGGGCTCGCGGGCCTGGGCTGCGCTTTCCAGCAGCTCGGCGGCCTCCTGGCGCTCGGCCAGGGTGCTACCGGGCTTGCGCGCCAGCAGCTTGCCGAGGCGCGCCTT harbors:
- the algK gene encoding alginate biosynthesis TPR repeat lipoprotein AlgK, coding for MSMPLLRPALLGLAVSATLAGCAGLPDERLAREALQSGDQQTAEWHFRQLAEMGYSDAQIGLADIYAANGQTQDLDEAERIYRQALDGSPRAKARLGKLLARKPGSTLAERQEAAELLESAAQAREPSALLPLTELYLFYPQDFPAMNLAQRIQDWRQQGLPQAELAQILLYRTDGTYDQHLGEIERICQARLASNDACYAELATVYQKQNREDDRQALIDQLLAGYRAGSVSPNQVESVAQVLSDPELGQPQPQQAQDLLEAIAPSYPAAWVSLARLLYDYPGQGDIDTLLGYLEKGREAALPRAELLLGRLYYEGKLLPQQPKKAEEHLRKAAPSEPSANYYLGQIYLRGYLGEVYAQQALDHLLSAARAGQLSADFALAQMFSQGRGVKPNPVNAYVFSQLALPRNTPPTFELAHAVAESLTPAQLAEGQRLLREERDARGIVLQQQAALQVSQP
- a CDS encoding alginate export family protein — protein: MQLNRIVSQLGLSASLLAASAAWAADAPKNFGLDVKITAQSEDDRDLGTREGGDVSGIGLDLRPWAYGERGDWSAFAMGQAVTATDTIETDPLQDDGEDSTQRSDARQPDKSYLAMREFWVDYAGLTAYPGEHLRVGRQRLRSDDGAWWDTNIEAVNWRFDTTLLQATVGVAERFSDYRTDLDDLAPEDEDRRHYFAGLDYQWTPGHRIGANLHHSRDDGHLARPGERLDELSKRYTGDLTWFGLHADGGFFERNSRNRLNYWAQFTWLKGDTDQLQQEVVGNDRIATGSRSQDVDAWAVDLGLRYSLDDNWKVGAAYSRGSGGGDEGKSRQFMQTGLDSNRANFTGVESRLHRYGEAFRGELSNLQVASAFSSWQLGEDYDASVVYHRFWRVDGDQDVGDSGITAPLVAGEKDIGQEVDLVLTRYFKQGLLPATVAEQLDDRSALVRLRAGVFLPGDAYGSGTDSVMHRAFVDFIWRF